cCTTGGCCAACTGTCGATTATCAAATAATCGGTAGTTGTAGCCCAATCAGAAGCAACTTTGGAAGtgaaaggaaaaatatttgtgGAAGCAAGGTACAAGGGCACAGAAAGATGCTTCCTTTGTTTGTCATCCAAGGGCAGGGCATTAGTCTGCTGGGACGAGACTGGTTTGAACCACTAGAATTATCAGTGAAAGGAATACAGTTGCAGTCTGTGAAGGACATCTTGACTGAATatcgtctcgggttacgtctgtaacccttgttccctgagaagggaacgagacactgcgtcgccatggcaacgctttggggaacgcctcagcgtgaccagctctgagcacgtgtgtcaacatcgtccagtagtggaacgctacgtcatagatgacgtatggaccaggcggtataaaacgacatccgaaatagtgaacttcagctcgAAAAACTTCGAAGCAAAAGGCTTACAGGGATGTAGGGAGTATGGCAaggtgacgcagtgtctcgttcccttctcagggaacaagggttacagacgtaacccgagacgttccctttcgagggaactcgcactgcgtcgccatggcaacgctttggggaacgaaatacccaaaccgccatacgcccaaatgcctgtatgtgtgtacaaaaatgtcacgtggaagacacaagcacctgggctcccggggtgagattcatgtccagactataaaatctcacgaatgtgagcggagaggaccagcctgccgcatcacacacgtcccgcatagacgcccccgaccttaaggctacggaggccgccatacccctagtagaatgagctctgacatccaaaggcgatggtctgccagaggcctcataggccagagagattgtctcaactatccatctgctgatggtttgcttggttgccgactgacctttcttcggtgaaccaaaacatacgaagagctgctgcgctttcctccaagccgcagttctgtgtacatacgagtccagtgctcgcactggacacgacaaatttaacctttcctggtcctggctcctgaaaggtggaggacagaatgcttgcaaggtaatgggtctcggtacattatccataaccttaggcacgtatcctgcccaggggaaaaggaacgccttaaccaaaccaggagcaaattcaaggcacgtAGGGGAAACCGACAAGGCCTGAAGATCTCCCACTCTCTTGAGAGAAGTAATAGCCAACAGGAAGACAGTCTTAAGAGTGAGAAACTTTAGAGCGACCGAATCAATCGGTTCAAAGGGAGGAGCTGACAGTCCCTCGAGAACTGTAGCCAAGTCCCAGGTAGGTACCCTAGTGTGGCTCACAGGTCTCAACCTGCGAGCACCACGAAGAAACTGTAGAACCAAGGGGTCTCTACCAACAGGTATGCCCCCTAGCCGAacatgaaaggcagaaatggctGCCATATAAACCTTTAAGGTAGATGGGGATAAGTCTGCAGCAAAACGATCTTGCAGGAACTCAAGTACTGTTGAAACCGGGCAGTTTACAGGGTCCATGCAGTGAGCTTAACACCAAGTAGTGAAGACTCTCCCCTTTAAGGCATAAAGCTTCCTTGTAGAAGGAGCTCTGGAATTAAGTATGGTCTCCACAGCCTCGGCTGAGAGACCAGTGTTTAAGAGGCTAGCCCTCTCAGAGGCCAAACCCATAGTTTCCATAACTCCGGGCGTGGGTGATGTATTTGACCCTCCGCTTGAGAGAGGAGGTCCCTCCTCAAAGGAATCTCCCATGGAGAGTTCTCCAACAGGTCTATGATGTCTGAGAACCATACTCGGGCCGGCCAGAATGGGGCTACCAACAGTAGGCAAACTCCGTCCCTGCGCACCCTTTCCAGAACTCCCGGGAGTAGAGCGATCGGGGGAAAAGCGTACAGGTGAAGCCTCGGCCACACCTGTGTCATACTTACCTGAGTCGCGAACAGATCTACCTCTGCCCAGCAAAACCTCATCCAAATCCGCTCCACCACCTCTGGGTGGAGTATCCATTCCCCCGGCCTCAGCTCCTGTCTCGACAAGATGTCTACTCCTCGGTTCAGGTGACAGGGGATATAGACTGCCCTCAAGGAGAGGAGCGTCCCCTGAGACCACAGGAGGATCTGCTGTGACCGTAGATCCCCTTGGTGATTTATATAtgagaccacagctgtgttgtctgCCCTGACAAGCACATGCTGGCCTCTgagctgtgggagaaagtgttcCAACGCCAGGAACACTGCCATcatctctaggcaatttatgtgccaagatCGAAAGTGGCTCCCCCATCGGTTTTGACCCAATTGGCCTTCCATAACAGCTCCGCAACCTGCGAGAGAAGAATCGGTTGTCAGTGCAACGCGCCGACAACTGCTTCCCAACACTGGGCTGCAAACGGCTGACAGGAGTGCAAAAATACGAGCAGGCGCGAGCCGCACCTGCATCGTGATGGAGTCCCATATTAGTCCTAAAAAAGTGGTTCTCTGtactggagaaagcacacttttctATGTATTCAGCCTCAGCCCTAGCTCCTCCATATGTGCGAGAACAACATCTCGatgttgaaccgacagatgtTCCGACTTGGCTAGAACTTCTTGTTCCATCACCAGAGTCTGCTCGGAGCACACCTCGGTGTACAAAACCCTGTCTGGTGACATCATAACGGGAACCGCTACGGCTCGGCAAACCTCGATTGGCAGAGCCGGCTGAACCCTTCTGGGGAACTGAGGAGGAACGGGCACCGTATAATGAGGTGCGAGCGCACGCTCCCCGCTCGTTTTCCCCTTTCCTTGCCTGAATGACCGCCCTCAGGTCAGTCCTAGGTATGTAAGGCTGCGAATGATAATGTCTTCCCGGAGCCCCGTCCTTCTGGGGTGGGGCTTGAGAAGCAACACTCTGCCTCTGACGCTCACAATAGCTAGTGGACGCTTGTGGCTGTACCCGCCCAGCCGCCCCGGGAGTTTCTCCGCGGCGGgggagataaagtttaaatgccgcAGCCTGTTTCTTAGCCTCCTCGAACCTCTCAACAACGGTGTCTACAGCGTTGCCGAAAAGGCCCGTAGGGGATAATGGGGCGTCTAGGAGAAATGACTTGTCAGAAGGTTTCATGTCTGACAGGTTcaaccataaatgcctctcagTGGCTACCATAGCGCCCATGGAGCGGCCCAAGGAACGGGCAGCCTCACGAGTAGCACGGAGAGAAACATCCATAGCATGACGGACGGGTTGTAAAACGTCCGCCGCCACCACTCCCGTGTCGACCAATTCACGTAGCGCATCTGCTTGATACGCCTGAAGTAGTGCCACAGAGTGTAAGCAAGCCCCGGACTGCCCTGCTGCCGCATATGCCTTGCCAATCAAAGTCGATGTCACCCTGCATGGCTTTGATGGCAAGGTAGGGGCTTTTAGGGACGAAGCCGTGGATGGAGACAGATAGCTCGCAAGCGTCTGTTCTATTCTCGGCATCGCCCCGTAACCTctttctttatagccctgaACATTAGAATAAATGCAAGTCTGTGGCGTGAATACTCGTGCGGTAGATGGATGCTGCCACGACTTACACACCTCCTGATGTAggtcagaaaagaaagggagtttGCGTCGTGAGTGTTGTGTGCTATGCTTGAGACATCGCTCGTCCATCTTGTTCTCAGGACGAGCGTTAGGTTTATCTGCGGGCCAGTCTATTGTTAGTTGGGCTACCGCAGCTGTCATGACTTCAACCAGATCGGCGTGAACCGAAGCAGCAAGAGGGGGAACACAATCTAACTCTCCTGCTTCGATACCAGTTATGTCTACATCCTCAGATGCAGAACTTTGCCGAACCGGACTCCCTCTCTGAGCGGGAGAAACCGCAGTGCGTGCTCCcgactcagcagagagagaggtggaagctACGGAGGGTAAAGAGAAGCCGGAGCATGTCTCTTCAGCCTCCCTGACGTCCATCTGCGAGCCCCACGAGCGAAGATTCCGCTCTGCCTCGGCAAAAGTGGGACCATCACCACGCGGAGCTCGCACCTGGCCGTGCTTATCAAATAGTGCTGAACGGGAACGGAGCGTACGCTGTGGTAAAAGTCCACAGGCTTCACAGTCAGCTCCCTCGAGcgctgactgtgcatgctccgctcccagacagactacacagagatcatgcgtatcattgctcgtgataaaacgcgaacaaggaggagcacaatgtctgaaacttttctctgacatgttagcaaactggctaaccaaacacacttcttttacagaacacactcacgcttcttttaactagacaaacacacactacacacagagccgttgctgagaagaaaagagctgaagttcactatttcggatgtcgttttataccgcctggtccatacgtcatctatgacgtagcgttccactactggacgatgttgacacacgtgctcagagctggtcacgctgaggcgttccccaaagcgttgccatggcgacgcagtgcgagttccctcgaaagggaagcAGAGTTTTTTCAGGACATTGGTGCCTGCCGAGCACCCCCAATCTCTATTGACATTGATTCCACAGCATCCCCATGTTTGTTTAAGGCACGGCCAGCTCCTTTTGCTTTAGAAGCCACGGCTAGATCTGGCACAAGGGATTTTCCAACATGTACGATATGCAAGATGGGCCACACCCATAGTGACAGTAGCAAAAAAAGATGGGAGTCTTAGAATTTGCGGTGACAATCATTCTGCTGGTAATACAACTCTTAAGCCTGATGTAAACCCCATACCCCCACCATCTGAACTTTTCTAATCTTGGTTTGAAGCAAGCTTACCAACAACTTCCAGTGGATGACAAAGCAGCAGACTTGCTAACTATTAACACCCATGTTCTTATCCGACCTCTGCGATTGCATTTTGGACTGTCAACAACTGTTTCAACTTTTCTAAGATTTATGGACACTCTGTTCGCTGGAATTCAAGGAGTCCAGCCATACCTGGATGATGTCCTTATTTCAGGTAAATCCATTGAAGACCACAATGTGCAGCTAAAGGCTGTTTTGAAGCGTCTTGCAGAAGCTGGTCTGAGGCTGTAAAAGAGAAAAGCATTTTCGCAGCAACTCAAGTTgctggcacttttgactaccattgtaaaaTGTACTAATATTGTAGTAAAAGGAGCCCAagacctgtttggttgcaagtgttcatccaaatatctttcactgtgttcaaccaaataaataaatgtatacaggtttgaaacaactgtGAGCGAGTAttctatttttgggttaactatccctttaagatataATAAATGAAGCCTTTTATCACCTTAATCTTTTGATAGGAAAAGGGTTCAAGCTTTACGTTTGGCGACACCTATAGGTCATTAACGGATTTCCCACCATTTTCTCTCTTggcttcatttatttttttctgtgttcccTCTTACTTTGGTATGAATTAATGTCATTGCTGTAAAGGTATCAGTTAAGTAAAGCACATCCTGTAAAGCACATTtgactgaaaaatattttttagagttGTATAGCCTATTAAAGTCTAGCCTTATTGCAAATATTATACTATGCTGGTTGATTTTTGGTAAAAGATGTGCATTAGACTATATGGTGGTGCTATAACCTCGATGGAAGAAAACCATGACATAGTTATGGATGACAACAAGCATGTAACCACAATCAACACATaactttaaacaaatcaaactgtTTAGAGCCTACAGAGGAAGGAAATTGTCTATTTACAAAGCTTTGTAGAGCTCCCAAGACAATACCCAATGCTTCTTTGTCCGATtaatttttcttcttaaaaagTAAGACAGATAGCCTTTCAGATAtagttttatactttttttaccaTAAGTTCAATTTCTAAAAtatatcagaaaaatatcagaaatTTCCTTGGAGAAGCTCTTGCTGTTATTCCTGCCATAGTGTGACATTGCTGGGAAAGGTGGAGGAAGTGTCTTGCAACAgctgtttgtttacaaaggAACAATGGCTTGTTTTGTGTgctgaaacagaaaaaaaaagaacgACTCTTCTTCAGAAAATGTGCCAGATATAAATACTGTTAGTATGATTATGATTCAGAGCTTCATTGGAGTGatcaaaaatgtgtatttattagtcaagaaagttacatttattatgttcgaattgttttatagtttttacatattttccatAAAACATTCATATTGAAATACAGTACCAGAGATATATTCAGAAGATCAAGGATCAACCAAGTTCAATCGTGTCATCATTTTTCAATCACTTTGTGTTACTCTTACAACCTCcctgtataatgtaaaattgtaTAGTAAAGAGCACAATTCCTgatgacaaagaaaaaataaccTGCATTAACATTGGGTCCAAGAGAACTCACCGGAAGGGTGTCTTGGGTCATTTCCTGCTATTGAAACACAGGCACTGGCTCgctcaacacaaacacaggatGTGATCCATAGTTGCATTTATGGTACATGCAGGCAACAGACACAATGGAAAGGCAAAGCCATGTTGTATAGCTGTTTCCGTGCAAAATATAGAAAAGAACACATTGTATATTCacatttcatatatatattcatgCACTCCCAAAAGCccacaaatattttcttacGGGGAAAGAGAATACATTTGACTTACAGTATTTTATAACTCCTGTTATGCTAAATTAATTGAGGCTACCACTGTTTTCTTGTTGCACTTCTCATCATTGTTTATATCTCAATATAAATAATACTGGCTGATTCATGATAGCATTGAAcctaaaattatttaaagaggACATAAATTGATCATTAATCAGAGCCAATTCTAAAAGTAAAATTTAGAACTAATCTAAAACTACTATTTTAAAACTAGGGCGCCTATATTGTATACAACTGGGAAACTAGTCAAAACAATGAACAGCAAAGgcaattgtttcttttttcaggGACAGGAACTAAACAGGAATGGAGGCCTGTTTCTTAAATAATTTCCGTTGTAGTTATGCACTCGACAGGATGCGTTAGTTTGAGTAAGTCACCAAGAACGCAGTGTTTATTTGGAACTTGAGAGGCCTACCAAGGAGATTTTCTACTCtcagaaatatattaaatattgccGAATAGTTTGTATTGATGAAAGTGACGTGATGATGCGTGTGATGATTCTGGTGCTGTCCATTCTTGAAGCCGGCGGAACCAATCGAGTAACCACTACGTGCACACCCAGCGCTTGCTTTACGTTACATTTGGAGAGGGACATTTTTGAAAGGGCACATGAGAACTGTATCAACTATGGAGGCAATTTGGTAACGGTTAGTCAGCACGGTGAATTAGAGAACCTCACATCGGCTCTTTTAGCAGCAGGCGATCAATCCGTCCTAACATCTAAACTTTGGATAGGTCTCGTGCTGCCTAAAGGACGCTGTACAGATTTCAACGCGGAGTTGCATGGCTTCAGATGGACGTCTGAGACAAACCATTCCAGATATTCCAATTGGAAAAAGAAGCCTTCGCCTACATGCACAGAGAAAAGGTGCGTATCGGTTTCGTTATCGGATGATCTCAAATGGTCAGATGGCTCTTGCAAAGACGACGCCTTTTATATGTGCAAATATCTTTTCCGAGGCACGTGCAAACCCATAACGCTGGAAGAACCTGTTGATGTCAGTTATAATCTTCCATTTTTATCCAAACCACTAACTCAACAAGACGGGTTGGCAATGTTACCACATGGAACATTTGCTGAAATCAGGTGCAGTGGCTCGGCGGACAGTGAACTAATTCACTCATTGTGTGATAACAAACTGGGTCCATTCGGCTGGACAAAGTCAGAGCGTTTTTGCGCACGGGATGCAAAAAGTTGCAAGCACAAAAACGGAGGTTGCGATCACATTTGTTCAGAAACAGCTGGAGGGATTCGTTGTGAATGTCGCGAAGGTTATTACTTGAGAGATGACACATTTAGTTGtgctcacagaaacaactgcGAACATTCACATTGCGAGTCAAAATGCGAATCGACACCCGCTGGTTTTTCATGTAAATGTCTGGATGGATTTCAGCTTGCGCGGGACAACGTCAGCTGCGTCGATATCGATGAATGCCGTCAAAGCATCTGTGGGGAACATAGGTGTCACAACAAACCGGGAGGCTACTTTTGCGAGTGTAAACCCGGTTTCAGTCTTCTCGCCGGAAAATGTGAAGATTTGGACGAATGCACCG
The sequence above is drawn from the Triplophysa dalaica isolate WHDGS20190420 chromosome 15, ASM1584641v1, whole genome shotgun sequence genome and encodes:
- the LOC130437391 gene encoding complement component C1q receptor, which translates into the protein MMRVMILVLSILEAGGTNRVTTTCTPSACFTLHLERDIFERAHENCINYGGNLVTVSQHGELENLTSALLAAGDQSVLTSKLWIGLVLPKGRCTDFNAELHGFRWTSETNHSRYSNWKKKPSPTCTEKRCVSVSLSDDLKWSDGSCKDDAFYMCKYLFRGTCKPITLEEPVDVSYNLPFLSKPLTQQDGLAMLPHGTFAEIRCSGSADSELIHSLCDNKLGPFGWTKSERFCARDAKSCKHKNGGCDHICSETAGGIRCECREGYYLRDDTFSCAHRNNCEHSHCESKCESTPAGFSCKCLDGFQLARDNVSCVDIDECRQSICGEHRCHNKPGGYFCECKPGFSLLAGKCEDLDECTEHRCEQGCLNSQGSFSCYCYAGYSSSPKANGTCIDIDECLNRPCEHTCLNTLGSYRCSCTQHFSLAENGISCIPNPTEKPQDTPTSQENKDTLITLLSQSPDGYGSTVSPMSPNQDTKTDSIKRSIPESFLGSSWILLCVVGSVIPLLILIVITSVIVIYRWKRSRKTTKENVTADNYCWVSSGLDNVEKNHR